One genomic window of Carassius auratus strain Wakin unplaced genomic scaffold, ASM336829v1 scaf_tig00047737, whole genome shotgun sequence includes the following:
- the LOC113088976 gene encoding zinc-binding protein A33-like encodes MAEALSCFEEDFTCIICCEVFTDPVTLKCSHSLCEKCLQRFWTTQDVARCPVCRKECSHDEPTKSLAFRALCETFKKRKPSAVSGDVCPEHKEELKLFCFKDQQPICLVCYTSKKHENHKCSPVDEAAGNLKRDLKTQMNKLQETLDKLKKARESCVKQAELSKEHISMTENQIKKEFEKLHQFLRDEEEKHIRSFQKEMQPQDEKLKARMKELSKQISDLSERMAAVWQDMEEKNITFVQNYSDTIKRLQSPSAPNTTLRLQKYQHYPIQTIIFTTWARMQNLVEHPPVTLDPDTASSKLQVSEDYTSFRYVEMQMHNFDNPERLCVGVLASQGFSSGVHCWDVDVRESDHWMLGVVGETVNRKRLYKMDPRSRFWCLRFIDGEYKKGYKPVGCIDEWPSIIRLQLDFDKGELRFSEPFRNRVLCTYTGGFPEKVFPYFCSGDFFKSLYLFPAYKGHF; translated from the exons ATGGCTGAAGCTTTGTCCTGTTTTGAGGAGGATTTCACATGCATCATCTGTTGTGAGGTCTTCACCGATCCGGTCACGCTGAAATGTAGCCACAGTTTGTGTGAGAAATGTCTCCAGCGTTTCTGGACGACTCAGGACGTGGCGCGGTGTCCAGTCTGTCGGAAGGAATGCTCTCACGACGAACCCACCAAGAGCCTGGCGTTCAGAGCACTCTGTGAGACCTTCAAGAAGAGGAAACCCTCCGCTGTTTCAGGAGACGTTTGTCCAGAACATAAAGAGGAGCTCAAACTCTTCTGCTTTAAGGACCAGCAGCCCATCTGTTTGGTCTGTTACACGTCAAAGAAGCATGAAAATCACAAGTGTTCTCCTGTCGACGAGGCCGCTGGGAATTTAAAg AGAGATCTCAAGACACAAATGAACAAACTTCAAGAGACCCTTGATAAACTCAAGAAAGCCCGTGAGAGCTGTGTGAAACAGGCTGAGCTCAGTAAG GAACACATCAGTATGAcagaaaaccaaataaagaagGAATTTGAGAAGCTCCATCAGTTTCTTCGAGACGAGGAGGAGAAACACATCAGATCATTCCAGAAAGAAATGCAACCTCAAGATGAGAAACTCAAGGCTAGAATGAAGGAGCTGTCCAAACAGATATCAGATCTGTCTGAGAGGATGGCAGCCGTCTGGCAGGAcatggaagaaaaaaacatcacatttgtCCAG AATTACAGTGATACAATAAAAAG ACTCCAATCCCCGTCAGCACCAAATACGACCCTTAGACTACAGAAGTACCAACACTATCCCATTCAGACAATCATTTTCACCACCTGGGCCAGGATGCAGAATCTTGTTGAACACC CTCCTGTGACTCTGGATCCAGACACAGCCTCCAGTAAACTACAGGTGTCAGAAGATTACACCAGTTTTCGCTATGTCGAAATGCAAATGCACAACTTTGATAACCCAGAGAGGCTGTGTGTGGGAGTGCTGGCGTCGCAGGGCTTCAGCTCAGGTGTGCACTGCTGGGACGTAGACGTGAGAGAAAGCGACCACTGGATGTTGGGAGTGGTTGGGGAAACAGTGAACCGCAAAAGACTTTACAAAATGGATCCAAGGAGTCGTTTTTGGTGTTTACGTTTTATTGATGGTGAATACAAAAAAGGTTATAAACCTGTCGGATGTATTGATGAGTGGCCAAGTATCATCCGACTGCAGCTGGACTTTGACAAAGGAGAGCTGAGATTCAGTGAACCCTTCAGAAACAGGGTTTTATGCACCTACACCGGTGGATTTCCAGAGAAGGTGTTCCCATATTTCTGTAGTGGAGATTTTTTTAAGTCACTGTATCTTTTTCCGGCATATAAAGGACACTTCTAA